TCACGTTAATAAGAGGAGGATTTTAGGTGGCTATTACAACAGCAGCATCTAGGCTCGGAACAACTGCGTTTCAAGAAGCGCCTCGTGTTGAACTGCGTCCAGATTGGAGCAGAGACGATGCCCAACAAGTCATTCGTGCGGTTTACCGCCAACTTTTGGGTAACGATTATTTAATGAGTTCTGAGCGCCTCAAAAGTGCTGAATCTCTGTTGTGTGATGGCAGCATCACTGTGCGGGAGTTTGTGCGCTCCGTTGCTAAATCGGAACTGTACAAAACCAAGTTTTTCTACCCGAATTTCCAAACCCGTGTAATTGAACTCAATTACAAACATTTATTGGGTCGTGCCCCCTATGATGAATCTGAAGTGATTTTTCACTTGGATTTATATCAAAATCAAGGTTATGACGCTGATATTGATTCTTATATTGATTCAGCCGAATATCTGGAAAGCTTTGGGGAAAATGTGGTTCCCTACTATCGCGCCTTTGAAGTTCAACGGGGACAAAGAACCGTTGGCTTTACTCGCATCTTCCGGTTGTATCGGGGTTATGCCAATAGCGATCGCTCTCAATTAGAAGGAAATGCCTCCCGTTTAGCCACAGAACTGGGTTCCAATAGTGTTTCTACCATTGTTGGCCCCTCCGGTGGTAACGAAGGTTGGTCTTATCGGGCTTCTGGACAAGCTGTGGTTCCAACCACTGGATTTAGTACCGGTGGTGTCTTAGCACAAGGCCGTAGTTATCGGGTGGAAGTGGCTGGAATTCGTGAACGTCGCTATCCGAAAGTTCGTCGGAGCAGCAAATCTTTTATTGTTGCTTACGAACAGTTATCTCCTTTACTTCAGGAAATTCAACGCCAAGGTGGGAAAGTAGCCAGCGTCACTCCTGTGTAGGATTGCTGAAAAACCAGGGATTGCTAATCTAGCGATCCCTTTTTGTCAAGTTTGTAGAACTGTTTTTGGATAAATTTAAACTCATGTTAGGTCAAATTGCTGTTGGACAATCATCGAGTTCCCCATCGGGAAATCGCTTTTTTCGCTACGAAGTTGTCGGTTTACGTCAATCCAATGAAACTGACAAAACGGAGTATCAGATTCGTTCTAGCTCCAGCCAATTTATTACTGTCCCTTACAACCGCATGAACCAAGAAAT
The Planktothrix tepida PCC 9214 DNA segment above includes these coding regions:
- a CDS encoding phycobilisome linker polypeptide, translating into MLGQIAVGQSSSSPSGNRFFRYEVVGLRQSNETDKTEYQIRSSSSQFITVPYNRMNQEMQRLTRMGAKIVSIQPLTSSPE
- a CDS encoding phycobilisome linker polypeptide; translated protein: MAITTAASRLGTTAFQEAPRVELRPDWSRDDAQQVIRAVYRQLLGNDYLMSSERLKSAESLLCDGSITVREFVRSVAKSELYKTKFFYPNFQTRVIELNYKHLLGRAPYDESEVIFHLDLYQNQGYDADIDSYIDSAEYLESFGENVVPYYRAFEVQRGQRTVGFTRIFRLYRGYANSDRSQLEGNASRLATELGSNSVSTIVGPSGGNEGWSYRASGQAVVPTTGFSTGGVLAQGRSYRVEVAGIRERRYPKVRRSSKSFIVAYEQLSPLLQEIQRQGGKVASVTPV